Proteins encoded within one genomic window of Ottowia sp. SB7-C50:
- a CDS encoding alpha/beta hydrolase, which yields MQAVDIDGVFLELAQVPAPPGADPALPPLVFLHEGLGSVAMWRDWPASLCATTGRAGIVYSRQGYGRSSPVADVRGAPRRHANGTRSGRLQPDYMHREALEVLPRLLARLGVERPVLVGHSDGATIALIHAAHHAVAACVAMAPHVMVEDISVQSIAEARQAYETTDLRERLARYHDDVQVAFWQWNDVWLSPAFRDFDIRDEVRTLRAPLLAIQGVDDQYGTMAQVDDLAAAVPHARTLKLPACGHSPHRDQPAAVNQAIAAFLRA from the coding sequence ATGCAAGCCGTGGACATCGATGGCGTTTTTCTTGAGCTGGCACAAGTCCCCGCGCCACCGGGGGCCGACCCGGCGCTGCCGCCGCTGGTGTTTCTGCACGAGGGGCTGGGCTCGGTCGCCATGTGGCGCGACTGGCCGGCCAGCCTGTGCGCCACCACGGGGCGCGCAGGCATCGTGTATTCGCGCCAGGGCTACGGGCGATCCAGCCCGGTGGCCGATGTGCGCGGGGCGCCGCGCCGCCACGCGAACGGCACGCGGTCGGGTCGCCTGCAGCCGGACTACATGCATCGCGAGGCGCTGGAGGTGCTGCCCCGGCTGCTGGCGCGGCTGGGCGTCGAACGGCCGGTGCTGGTCGGCCATTCGGACGGCGCCACCATCGCGCTGATTCACGCCGCGCACCACGCGGTGGCGGCGTGCGTGGCCATGGCGCCGCACGTGATGGTGGAGGACATTTCGGTGCAGTCGATCGCCGAGGCGCGCCAGGCCTACGAAACGACCGACCTGCGCGAGCGGCTGGCGCGCTACCACGACGACGTGCAGGTGGCCTTCTGGCAATGGAACGACGTCTGGCTGTCACCCGCGTTCCGCGATTTCGACATCCGCGACGAGGTGCGCACCCTCCGCGCGCCGCTGCTGGCCATCCAGGGCGTGGACGACCAGTACGGCACCATGGCCCAGGTGGATGACCTGGCCGCTGCCGTGCCGCATGCGCGCACCCTCAAGCTGCCGGCGTGCGGGCATTCGCCGCACCGCGACCAGCCGGCGGCGGTCAACCAGGCCATCGCCGCATTCCTGCGCGCCTGA
- a CDS encoding pseudouridine synthase — protein sequence MRITDLLFSQGFGTRRLCAGLVENGLVEVQGCPCHDPAQTVDVSTAPLHYSVQGRPWTYHERAYVMLNKPAGYECSHRPGAWPSVYTLLPPPLRQRPTAGKVAGVQAVGRLDQDTTGLLLLSDDGAFIHRMNSPRHLVPKLYEVTTRHPMDARQIERLRAGVVLDDDPKPVAAASAEAAGEHRLLLTLTEGKYHQVKRMVAAVGNRVEALHRSRIGGLALPDDLAPGQWRWLTADELALLKA from the coding sequence ATGCGTATCACCGACCTGTTGTTTAGCCAAGGCTTCGGCACGCGCCGGCTGTGCGCGGGCCTGGTCGAAAACGGCCTGGTCGAAGTGCAGGGGTGCCCGTGCCACGACCCGGCGCAGACGGTGGACGTCAGCACCGCGCCGCTGCACTACAGCGTGCAGGGCCGGCCCTGGACTTACCACGAGCGCGCCTACGTGATGCTGAACAAGCCTGCGGGGTACGAATGCTCGCACCGGCCCGGCGCGTGGCCCAGCGTCTATACCTTGCTGCCGCCCCCGCTGCGCCAGCGCCCGACCGCCGGCAAGGTGGCGGGCGTGCAGGCGGTGGGCCGGCTGGACCAGGACACCACGGGCCTGTTGCTGCTGTCCGACGACGGCGCGTTCATCCACCGCATGAACTCGCCGCGCCATCTGGTGCCCAAGCTGTACGAAGTCACCACGCGCCACCCGATGGACGCGCGGCAGATCGAGCGGCTGCGCGCCGGCGTGGTGTTGGACGACGACCCGAAACCGGTCGCTGCCGCCTCAGCAGAGGCCGCGGGCGAGCACCGCCTGCTGCTGACGTTGACCGAAGGCAAATACCACCAGGTCAAGCGCATGGTGGCGGCCGTGGGCAACCGGGTGGAGGCCTTGCACCGTTCGCGCATCGGCGGGCTGGCGCTGCCCGACGATCTGGCGCCCGGGCAGTGGCGCTGGCTCACGGCCGACGAGCTGGCGCTGCTCAAGGCCTGA
- a CDS encoding DUF2726 domain-containing protein, whose protein sequence is MLSELSDSGIPLLLAALVVAALGLGALFLARRGRRSPSRRLPQQWPLQPRRLASSAERRVWRWLRAAFPDHQVMVKLPVTRFTMALQADKGQEWFEVLRGAYCTFTVCDDHGQVIGGVDVMDGHGPSRANRHLKQTLLAQCGIGYWVVAGDSLPEPQRVRAAFLGTGAADLAPRADAQAELQAVRHQLHEALDRNRHHRDRVPPTGGARHAAVVPSPQPDSFLGPLDSRAAPLERA, encoded by the coding sequence ATGTTAAGTGAACTGAGCGACTCGGGCATTCCCCTGCTGCTGGCGGCGCTGGTCGTGGCCGCGCTGGGGCTGGGTGCCCTGTTTCTGGCTCGCCGCGGGCGGCGCAGCCCGTCACGGCGCCTGCCTCAGCAATGGCCGCTGCAGCCGCGCCGACTGGCCAGCAGCGCCGAGCGGCGCGTCTGGCGCTGGCTGCGGGCCGCGTTTCCAGACCACCAGGTCATGGTCAAGCTGCCGGTGACGCGCTTCACCATGGCGCTGCAGGCCGACAAAGGGCAGGAATGGTTCGAGGTGCTGCGCGGCGCGTACTGCACCTTCACCGTATGCGACGACCATGGGCAGGTCATCGGAGGGGTTGACGTGATGGACGGTCATGGCCCCTCGCGCGCCAACCGCCATCTGAAACAGACCTTGCTGGCCCAGTGCGGCATCGGTTACTGGGTGGTGGCCGGCGATTCACTGCCCGAGCCGCAGCGCGTGCGCGCCGCGTTTCTGGGCACCGGGGCGGCCGACCTGGCGCCGCGGGCCGATGCGCAGGCCGAACTGCAGGCCGTGCGCCACCAGTTGCACGAAGCGCTGGACCGCAACCGCCACCACCGCGACCGGGTGCCACCGACCGGCGGAGCCCGTCACGCCGCGGTGGTGCCGTCGCCGCAGCCCGACTCCTTCCTGGGCCCGCTGGACAGCCGCGCCGCCCCGCTGGAACGCGCCTGA
- the orn gene encoding oligoribonuclease, whose product MTETACIPDTAPALARSDQNLIWLDCEMTGLDPEKERIIEIAVIATDPQLRTRVEGPVLVVHQPDSVLDAMDSWNKGTHGRSGLIDKVRASTLTEEQATDQLLAFMARYVSKGCSPMCGNTIGQDRRFLVRYMPRLEAFFHYRNIDVSTLKELARRWRPEVVDAFKKQQSHTALADVHESIDELQHYRTHFIQAPPA is encoded by the coding sequence ATGACAGAGACCGCCTGCATCCCCGACACCGCGCCCGCGCTGGCCCGATCCGACCAGAACCTGATCTGGCTGGACTGCGAAATGACCGGGCTGGACCCGGAAAAGGAGCGCATCATCGAGATCGCCGTCATCGCCACCGACCCGCAGTTGCGCACCCGCGTGGAAGGCCCGGTGCTGGTCGTCCACCAGCCCGACAGCGTGCTGGACGCGATGGACAGCTGGAACAAGGGCACCCACGGCCGCAGCGGCCTGATCGACAAGGTGCGCGCCTCCACGCTGACCGAGGAGCAGGCCACCGACCAGTTGCTGGCGTTCATGGCGCGCTATGTCAGCAAGGGCTGCTCGCCCATGTGCGGCAACACCATCGGGCAGGACCGGCGCTTCCTGGTCAGGTACATGCCGCGGCTGGAGGCCTTCTTTCACTACCGCAACATCGACGTCAGCACGCTGAAGGAGCTGGCGCGCCGCTGGCGCCCCGAGGTGGTGGACGCTTTCAAGAAGCAGCAGTCGCACACCGCGCTGGCCGATGTGCACGAATCCATCGACGAGCTGCAGCACTACCGCACGCACTTCATCCAGGCGCCGCCCGCCTGA
- a CDS encoding 4a-hydroxytetrahydrobiopterin dehydratase, with the protein MEKRLSAIEIEAFLARHPGWDYRPADGGALHKTWRFADFHQTMAFVNAVAAIAHARDHHPDLHVGYDRCAVRWTTHDAGGVTARDVAAAGEVDALPEAAPPAPGAAARD; encoded by the coding sequence ATGGAAAAACGGCTTTCAGCTATCGAAATTGAAGCATTCCTGGCACGTCACCCCGGCTGGGACTACCGCCCGGCCGACGGCGGCGCGCTGCACAAGACCTGGCGCTTTGCCGACTTCCACCAGACCATGGCCTTCGTCAACGCCGTTGCCGCCATCGCCCACGCGCGCGACCACCATCCTGACCTGCACGTCGGCTACGACCGCTGCGCCGTGCGCTGGACGACGCACGACGCCGGAGGCGTCACCGCGCGCGACGTGGCGGCGGCCGGCGAAGTCGACGCGCTGCCCGAAGCCGCCCCGCCCGCGCCTGGCGCTGCGGCGCGCGACTGA
- the rsgA gene encoding ribosome small subunit-dependent GTPase A, translating to MAKPRRSPPATAASLQPGLVVSSHGRHCVVETPEGERFICHPRGKKLQVVVGDRVGWLPSQDEGTIERIDERRNLLYRQDEVRTKSFAANLDRVLILVAAEPEFSEHQLARALIACEAEHIEPLIVLNKADLAEPFARAWVRLAPYRVMGYAVLPLAAKPRGALPDGACSLDDLVPQLTGRTTLILGPSGAGKSTLINRLIPGAAAQTGEISQALNSGKHTTTTTTWYWLDDARTTALIDSPGFQEFGLRHIDPMQLAAYMPDIKPHVAECRFYNCTHLHEPGCGVRAAVDLDAKSAASAQQISTHRYKIYSDLFGELTSSDGPR from the coding sequence ATGGCCAAGCCGCGCCGCTCACCCCCCGCCACGGCGGCCAGCCTGCAGCCTGGTCTCGTCGTCAGCAGCCACGGCCGGCACTGCGTGGTCGAAACGCCCGAGGGCGAGCGCTTCATCTGCCACCCGCGCGGCAAGAAACTGCAGGTGGTGGTGGGCGACCGCGTCGGCTGGCTGCCCAGCCAGGACGAAGGCACCATCGAGCGCATCGACGAGCGCCGCAACCTGCTGTACCGACAGGATGAAGTGCGCACCAAGAGCTTTGCCGCCAACCTGGACCGTGTGCTGATCCTCGTCGCCGCCGAGCCGGAGTTTTCCGAACACCAGCTGGCGCGCGCCCTGATTGCGTGCGAGGCCGAGCACATCGAGCCGCTGATCGTGCTGAACAAGGCCGATCTGGCCGAGCCTTTTGCCCGCGCCTGGGTGCGGCTGGCGCCGTATCGCGTCATGGGCTACGCCGTGCTGCCGCTGGCCGCCAAGCCGCGCGGCGCGCTGCCCGACGGCGCCTGCTCGCTGGACGATCTGGTGCCGCAACTGACCGGCCGCACCACCCTCATCCTCGGCCCTTCCGGGGCCGGCAAGAGCACGCTGATCAACCGCCTGATCCCCGGCGCCGCCGCGCAGACGGGCGAAATCTCGCAGGCGCTGAACAGCGGCAAGCACACGACGACGACGACGACGTGGTACTGGCTGGACGACGCCAGGACCACGGCCCTGATCGACTCGCCCGGCTTCCAGGAATTCGGCCTGCGCCACATCGACCCGATGCAGCTGGCCGCCTACATGCCCGACATCAAGCCGCACGTGGCCGAGTGCCGGTTCTACAACTGCACGCACCTGCACGAGCCGGGGTGCGGCGTGCGCGCCGCCGTCGACCTGGATGCGAAATCAGCCGCCAGCGCTCAACAGATCAGCACACACCGCTACAAAATCTACAGCGATCTGTTTGGCGAGCTGACCAGCAGCGACGGGCCCAGGTAG
- a CDS encoding MlaD family protein — MNTPPPDSPPPLPKPQPPAAVALDAREAEATPASRRAQRALELRAALLLLFMVLIIALSVLYLMWVRGAFEATQKVYLTTDDSEGVVVGMDMTFSGFPIGRVSRIELVEGGTVRIHVDVPVKSAHWLRTSSVYTLEKGLVGAARLRAFSGILDDPPLPPNSERVVLRGDVSAEIPKMVADARDVLQSVNRLTGADSALYASLNQVRTFTERLNSSKGGLMGAVTGNDADARRVAELLDRTNQLVKNLDAVAVRVDGVIRKADSQVLGKDGLVPDAQAAVRQLNALLQDVRQTVVKADAVLKEVQGVASNANQATTNLGDLRADVEASLRKIDSLITEINRKWPFAPKDKEVKLP; from the coding sequence ATGAACACGCCGCCGCCCGATTCACCGCCGCCCCTGCCCAAGCCGCAGCCGCCCGCGGCCGTGGCGCTGGACGCGCGCGAAGCCGAGGCCACGCCCGCCTCGCGCCGCGCCCAGCGTGCGCTGGAGCTGCGCGCCGCGCTGCTGCTGCTGTTCATGGTGCTCATCATCGCCCTCTCGGTGCTGTACCTGATGTGGGTGCGCGGCGCGTTCGAGGCGACCCAGAAGGTGTACCTGACCACCGACGACTCCGAAGGGGTGGTGGTGGGCATGGACATGACGTTTTCGGGCTTTCCCATCGGCCGCGTCAGCCGCATCGAGCTGGTCGAAGGCGGCACCGTGCGCATCCATGTCGACGTGCCGGTGAAGTCGGCGCACTGGCTGCGCACGTCCAGCGTCTACACCCTGGAAAAAGGCCTCGTCGGGGCGGCGCGCCTGCGCGCGTTCTCGGGCATCCTGGACGACCCGCCGCTGCCGCCCAACAGCGAACGCGTCGTGCTGCGCGGTGACGTGTCGGCCGAAATCCCCAAGATGGTGGCCGACGCGCGCGACGTGCTGCAAAGCGTCAACCGACTGACCGGCGCCGATTCGGCGCTGTACGCCTCGCTGAACCAGGTCCGCACCTTCACCGAACGCCTGAACAGCAGCAAGGGCGGGTTGATGGGCGCCGTCACCGGCAACGACGCCGACGCCCGCCGCGTGGCCGAATTGCTGGACCGCACCAACCAGCTGGTGAAGAACCTCGACGCCGTGGCCGTGCGGGTCGACGGCGTCATCCGCAAGGCCGACAGCCAGGTGCTGGGCAAGGACGGCCTGGTGCCCGACGCGCAAGCGGCCGTGCGCCAGCTCAACGCCTTGCTGCAGGACGTGCGCCAGACCGTGGTCAAGGCCGATGCCGTGCTGAAGGAAGTGCAGGGCGTGGCCAGCAACGCCAACCAGGCCACCACGAACCTGGGCGACTTGCGCGCCGACGTCGAAGCCAGCCTGCGCAAGATCGATTCGCTGATCACCGAGATCAACCGCAAGTGGCCGTTTGCGCCGAAGGACAAGGAAGTCAAGTTGCCATGA
- a CDS encoding MlaE family ABC transporter permease, translated as MTTGFSLYGWLLGVGRGAVRWLYGWWTVIFIGAQVAVLAFSPSSYGAEGRQAVLRHVYYASGPGMPGFTILMALFNVVLIRILVVTAFAYGLTQYALDAVVRVLVLELIPLIAALYVAVEYTIPGGSELYKLRRAGHLDALRARGVEPLSQEVLPRVLAGMFAVLLLALLSCLISLVLAYIAVHGFTLAGAASYNHAVGNIFNPVVSLIFCLKTLLFALAVALLPVANALRDISRRASRTSVELQGLVQMFVLMLVIEIASLVGNYY; from the coding sequence ATGACCACCGGGTTTTCGCTGTACGGCTGGCTGCTGGGCGTCGGGCGCGGGGCGGTGCGCTGGCTGTACGGCTGGTGGACGGTGATCTTCATCGGCGCGCAGGTGGCGGTGCTGGCGTTTTCCCCGTCCAGCTACGGTGCGGAGGGCCGCCAGGCGGTGCTGCGCCACGTCTATTACGCCTCCGGCCCCGGCATGCCGGGCTTCACCATCCTGATGGCGCTGTTCAACGTGGTGCTGATTCGCATCCTGGTGGTCACCGCCTTTGCTTACGGATTGACACAGTACGCGCTGGACGCCGTGGTGCGCGTGCTGGTGCTGGAACTGATCCCGCTCATCGCCGCGTTGTACGTGGCCGTCGAATACACCATCCCCGGCGGGTCGGAGCTGTACAAGCTGCGCCGCGCCGGCCATCTGGATGCGCTGCGCGCCCGCGGCGTCGAGCCCTTGAGCCAGGAAGTGCTGCCGCGCGTGCTGGCCGGCATGTTCGCCGTGCTGCTGCTGGCCCTGCTGTCGTGCCTGATCTCGCTGGTGCTGGCCTACATCGCCGTGCACGGCTTTACCCTGGCGGGGGCGGCGTCGTACAACCATGCGGTGGGCAACATCTTCAACCCGGTGGTGTCGCTCATCTTCTGCCTGAAGACCCTGCTGTTCGCGCTGGCGGTGGCGCTGCTGCCGGTGGCCAACGCGCTGCGCGACATCTCGCGCCGCGCCTCGCGCACCAGCGTCGAGCTGCAGGGCCTGGTGCAGATGTTCGTGCTGATGCTGGTGATCGAGATCGCCTCGCTGGTCGGCAATTACTATTGA
- a CDS encoding polyhydroxyalkanoate depolymerase: MLYQIYEAQRSLLEPFADMADAAAKLYGNRHTLLGQMPMAQRVSAAYALFHRLGKDYEKPEFGIRKVEVDGVEVAIDERVEIDKPFCQLLRFKRFSDDPATLLKLKSQPPVLIVAPLSGHYATLLRDTVRTMLEGHKVYITDWKNARMVPLSEGEFHLDDYVNYVQEFIRHLQSKYGNCHTVSVCQPTVPVLAAVSLMASRGEKTPVTMTMMGGPIDARKSPTTVNNLATQRSHQWFENNVIFRVPPNYPGAGRRVYPGFMQHAGFIAMNPDRHASSHYDYFKDLIKGDQSSADSHRQFYDEYNAVLDMDADYYLETIQTVFQDFKLVNGTWDVRSPEGKLERVRPQDITGTEQLTVEGELDDISGSGQTKAAHALCKGVPRREGDHLEVKGAGHYGIFSGRRWRTVVYPQVKAFIAEFHAKAMASKEIMPERIPLLPESPAAAPVAQDAPAAAPVAAPAPAKAARAAARRPRAATPAPKAKAAAQPAVKTAWRTANGSAPVNAAPSAPANGRNRAAKTAQKTPARRAGGASSR; encoded by the coding sequence ATGCTCTATCAAATCTACGAGGCGCAGCGTTCGCTGCTCGAACCCTTTGCGGACATGGCCGACGCCGCCGCCAAGCTGTACGGCAACCGCCATACCCTGCTGGGCCAGATGCCCATGGCGCAGCGCGTGTCCGCCGCCTATGCGCTGTTCCATCGCCTGGGCAAGGACTATGAAAAGCCCGAATTCGGCATCCGCAAGGTCGAAGTCGACGGCGTCGAAGTCGCCATCGACGAGCGGGTCGAGATCGACAAGCCGTTCTGTCAGCTGCTGCGCTTCAAGCGCTTCTCGGACGATCCGGCCACGCTGCTCAAGCTCAAGAGCCAGCCGCCGGTGCTGATCGTGGCGCCGCTGTCCGGCCACTACGCCACACTGCTGCGCGACACCGTGCGCACCATGCTCGAAGGCCACAAGGTCTACATCACCGACTGGAAGAACGCCCGCATGGTGCCGCTGTCCGAAGGCGAGTTTCACCTGGACGACTACGTCAACTACGTGCAGGAATTCATCCGCCACCTGCAGAGCAAGTACGGCAACTGCCACACCGTCAGCGTGTGCCAGCCCACCGTGCCGGTGCTGGCCGCGGTGTCGCTCATGGCCAGCCGGGGCGAGAAGACCCCCGTCACCATGACCATGATGGGCGGCCCCATCGACGCGCGCAAGTCGCCGACCACGGTGAACAACCTGGCCACGCAGCGCAGCCACCAGTGGTTCGAGAACAACGTGATCTTCCGCGTGCCGCCCAACTACCCCGGCGCCGGCCGCCGCGTGTACCCCGGCTTCATGCAGCACGCCGGCTTCATCGCGATGAACCCGGACCGCCACGCCAGCAGCCACTACGACTACTTCAAGGACCTGATCAAGGGCGACCAGTCCAGCGCCGATTCGCACCGCCAGTTCTACGACGAATACAACGCCGTGCTCGACATGGACGCGGACTACTACCTGGAAACCATCCAGACCGTGTTCCAGGACTTCAAGCTGGTCAACGGCACCTGGGACGTGCGCTCGCCCGAAGGCAAGCTGGAGCGCGTGCGTCCGCAGGACATCACCGGCACCGAACAGCTGACGGTGGAAGGCGAGCTCGACGACATCTCCGGCTCTGGCCAGACCAAGGCCGCGCACGCGCTGTGCAAGGGTGTGCCGCGCCGCGAGGGCGACCACCTTGAAGTCAAGGGTGCGGGCCACTACGGCATCTTCAGCGGCCGCCGCTGGCGCACCGTGGTGTACCCGCAGGTCAAGGCCTTCATAGCCGAATTCCACGCCAAGGCCATGGCGTCGAAAGAAATCATGCCCGAGCGCATCCCCCTGCTGCCTGAGTCGCCCGCCGCGGCCCCGGTGGCACAGGACGCGCCCGCTGCCGCCCCGGTGGCTGCGCCCGCCCCCGCCAAGGCAGCCCGCGCAGCAGCCCGCCGCCCGCGCGCCGCCACCCCGGCGCCCAAGGCCAAGGCCGCGGCCCAGCCCGCCGTCAAGACCGCCTGGCGCACCGCCAACGGCAGCGCACCCGTCAACGCGGCCCCATCCGCCCCGGCCAACGGCCGCAATCGCGCTGCCAAGACGGCGCAGAAAACCCCGGCACGCCGCGCGGGCGGCGCATCGTCGCGCTGA
- the rsxB gene encoding electron transport complex subunit RsxB: MTNGYPSALARRLLDALPQTQCTRCGYPDCAAYAQAIAAGDSAINQCPPGGAEGIRRLSRLTGLPALPLNPEHGAEGPRSVAWIDEAWCIGCTLCIKACPVDCIVGGNKRMHTVIESQCTGCELCIPACPVDCIALENVTGQRTGWDAWSTQDAHAARERYEFVSLRRKRDERQHAETLEKKAEHKLAHLAELTHTDSEAELARKRAVIEAALARARQKRDT; the protein is encoded by the coding sequence ATGACAAACGGCTACCCCTCCGCCCTGGCGCGGCGCCTGCTGGACGCGTTGCCGCAGACGCAATGCACGCGCTGCGGCTACCCGGATTGCGCTGCCTACGCGCAAGCCATCGCGGCAGGTGACTCTGCCATCAACCAGTGTCCGCCCGGCGGCGCCGAGGGCATTCGCCGCCTGTCCCGGCTCACCGGCCTGCCTGCCCTGCCCCTCAACCCCGAGCACGGCGCCGAAGGCCCGCGCAGCGTGGCCTGGATCGACGAGGCCTGGTGCATTGGCTGCACGCTGTGCATCAAGGCCTGCCCGGTCGACTGCATCGTCGGCGGCAACAAGCGCATGCACACGGTGATCGAATCGCAATGCACCGGCTGCGAGCTGTGCATTCCCGCCTGCCCGGTCGACTGCATTGCGCTGGAAAACGTCACCGGCCAGCGCACGGGCTGGGACGCGTGGTCGACGCAAGACGCCCACGCCGCCCGGGAACGCTATGAATTTGTGAGCTTGCGACGCAAGCGGGATGAGCGCCAGCACGCCGAAACGCTTGAAAAAAAGGCCGAGCACAAGCTGGCCCACCTGGCGGAATTGACGCACACCGACAGCGAGGCCGAACTGGCCCGCAAGCGCGCCGTTATCGAGGCCGCGCTGGCGCGGGCGCGGCAAAAACGCGATACGTGA
- a CDS encoding 2-oxoacid:ferredoxin oxidoreductase subunit beta → MTYIAKPRLHHPSLTRNKVGYTRRDYEGKVSTLCAGCGHDSISAAIIQACWELDIEPHRVAKLSGIGCSSKTPDYFLGASHGFNTVHGRMPSVLTGANLANRDLLYLGVSGDGDSASIGLGQFAHAMRRNVNMVYIVENNGVYGLTKGQFSATADKGSQSKKGVVNADSPVDLVGLAMQLGASFVARSFSGDKAQMVPLIKAAIGHGGAAFIDIISPCVTFNNHAGSTRSYDWVREHNEAVSRIDFITGREEITATIQPGEVVDVEQHDGTTLRLRKLHTDYDPTDRVAAMSYMHARAAEGELLTGLLFVEAEAGDLHASQNTSARPLNSLGKADLCPGAAALDKLNAQLR, encoded by the coding sequence ATGACCTACATCGCCAAACCCCGCCTGCACCACCCCTCGCTCACGCGCAACAAGGTCGGCTACACCCGGCGCGACTACGAGGGCAAGGTCTCCACGCTGTGCGCCGGCTGCGGCCACGATTCGATCTCGGCCGCCATCATCCAGGCCTGCTGGGAACTCGACATCGAGCCGCACCGCGTGGCCAAGCTCTCGGGCATCGGCTGCTCGTCCAAGACGCCCGACTACTTTTTGGGCGCCAGCCACGGCTTCAACACCGTGCACGGCCGCATGCCCAGCGTGCTGACGGGGGCCAACCTGGCCAACCGCGACCTGCTGTACCTGGGTGTCTCGGGCGACGGCGATTCGGCCTCCATTGGCCTCGGCCAGTTCGCGCACGCCATGCGGCGCAACGTCAACATGGTCTACATCGTCGAGAACAACGGCGTATATGGCCTCACCAAAGGCCAGTTCTCGGCCACCGCCGACAAGGGCAGCCAGAGCAAGAAGGGCGTCGTCAACGCCGACAGCCCGGTCGACCTGGTGGGGCTGGCCATGCAGCTGGGCGCCAGCTTCGTGGCGCGCAGCTTCTCGGGCGACAAGGCGCAGATGGTGCCGCTCATCAAGGCTGCCATCGGCCACGGCGGCGCGGCGTTCATCGACATCATCAGCCCCTGCGTCACGTTCAACAACCACGCCGGCAGCACCCGCAGCTACGACTGGGTGCGCGAACACAACGAGGCCGTCAGCCGCATCGACTTCATCACGGGCCGCGAAGAAATCACCGCCACCATCCAGCCGGGCGAGGTGGTCGACGTGGAACAGCACGATGGCACCACCCTGCGCCTGCGCAAGCTGCACACCGACTACGACCCGACCGACCGCGTGGCCGCCATGAGCTACATGCACGCCCGCGCCGCCGAAGGCGAGCTGCTCACGGGCCTGCTGTTTGTCGAAGCCGAAGCGGGCGACCTGCATGCCTCGCAGAACACCAGCGCACGCCCGCTCAACAGCCTGGGCAAGGCCGACCTGTGCCCCGGCGCGGCGGCGCTGGACAAGCTGAACGCGCAGCTGCGCTGA